In Catenulispora sp. GP43, one genomic interval encodes:
- the glgB gene encoding 1,4-alpha-glucan branching protein GlgB gives MPRYWDRFGAHPEPGGTRFAVWAPNAWRVQVTGDFDSWDPNRATELSRDDWTGCWHGFAEGAGQWDRYKYRVLCADGVWRLKADPVAFHTETAPADASRIFASSHHWQDADWLKARRETAGEQASLPMSVYEVHLPSWRRGRTYGDLASELVDHVSEHGFTHVEFLPVMEHPYGGSWGYQTTGFFAPTSRLGHPDDLRYLVDRLHQAGIGVLFDWVPAHFPRDAWALARFDGTALYEHPDPRRGEHPDWGSLIFDFGRPEVRDFLIGSALYWIEEFHADGLRVDAVSSMLHLDYSRGPGQWEPNVYGGTENLEATALLRSLNDEVHNRYPGVVTIAEESAAWPGVTRPTADGGLGFDLKWNMGWMNDTLRYVVRDPVHRSHHHGDLTQPSTYAFSENYLLPLSHDEVVHGKHSLAGKQPGARDEQVRGLRGLLAYQWAFPGKKLLFMGAEFGQRAEWSEERGLDWPAPGEGDGGLTRLLADANDRYREYPALWIRDSDPYATRWLASDPAANLLAFARFGPYDEGTALVCVANFSGVQIREYRIGMPWLGTWREILNSDASVYGGSGVGNLGAVVAIGEPWSGEPASARVTVGAGAVVWLAGRCTTDGTPVSSRPDRCQGRAIRSAGRATVSK, from the coding sequence GTGCCCCGCTACTGGGATCGGTTCGGCGCCCATCCGGAGCCAGGCGGTACGCGCTTCGCGGTGTGGGCGCCGAACGCGTGGCGAGTGCAGGTGACGGGCGATTTCGACAGCTGGGATCCGAACCGCGCCACCGAGCTGAGCCGCGACGACTGGACCGGCTGTTGGCACGGCTTCGCCGAAGGCGCCGGGCAGTGGGACCGGTACAAGTACCGGGTGCTGTGCGCCGACGGAGTGTGGCGGCTGAAGGCCGATCCGGTCGCGTTCCACACCGAGACGGCACCCGCGGACGCGTCGCGGATCTTCGCCTCGTCCCATCACTGGCAGGACGCCGATTGGCTGAAGGCGCGCCGGGAGACGGCCGGCGAGCAGGCGTCGCTGCCCATGTCGGTCTACGAGGTGCACCTGCCGTCCTGGCGGCGCGGGCGTACCTACGGAGACCTGGCTTCGGAACTGGTGGACCACGTGTCCGAGCACGGATTCACGCACGTGGAGTTCCTGCCGGTGATGGAGCATCCTTATGGCGGCTCCTGGGGCTACCAGACGACCGGCTTCTTCGCCCCGACCTCACGCCTGGGGCACCCCGACGACCTGCGATACCTGGTGGACCGGCTGCACCAGGCCGGAATCGGGGTGCTGTTCGACTGGGTCCCGGCGCACTTCCCCCGGGACGCCTGGGCGCTGGCGCGGTTCGACGGGACCGCGCTCTACGAGCATCCCGATCCCCGCCGCGGCGAACACCCCGACTGGGGAAGCCTGATCTTCGACTTCGGACGTCCGGAGGTCCGCGACTTCCTCATCGGCTCGGCGCTGTACTGGATCGAGGAGTTCCACGCCGACGGGCTCCGCGTGGACGCGGTTTCCTCGATGCTGCACCTGGACTACTCGCGCGGGCCGGGCCAGTGGGAGCCGAACGTGTACGGCGGCACGGAGAACCTGGAGGCCACCGCACTGTTGAGAAGCCTCAATGACGAGGTCCACAACCGGTATCCGGGCGTGGTGACGATCGCCGAGGAGTCCGCGGCATGGCCGGGGGTGACCCGGCCGACGGCGGACGGCGGTCTCGGCTTCGATCTGAAGTGGAACATGGGCTGGATGAACGACACGCTGCGCTACGTCGTCCGCGATCCCGTACACCGCAGCCACCACCACGGCGATCTGACGCAGCCCTCGACGTACGCGTTCAGCGAGAACTACCTGTTGCCGCTGTCCCACGACGAGGTGGTCCACGGCAAGCACTCCCTGGCCGGCAAACAGCCCGGCGCACGGGACGAGCAGGTGCGCGGCCTGCGCGGACTGCTGGCGTACCAGTGGGCCTTTCCCGGCAAGAAGCTGCTGTTCATGGGCGCCGAGTTCGGGCAGCGGGCCGAGTGGAGCGAGGAGCGCGGGCTGGACTGGCCCGCCCCCGGCGAGGGGGACGGCGGCCTCACCCGGCTGCTCGCCGACGCGAACGACCGGTACCGCGAGTACCCGGCCCTGTGGATCCGCGACTCCGATCCGTACGCGACCCGCTGGCTGGCCTCGGACCCGGCCGCGAACCTGCTGGCCTTCGCCAGGTTCGGTCCCTACGACGAGGGCACCGCGCTCGTGTGCGTCGCCAACTTCTCCGGGGTCCAGATCCGGGAGTACCGCATCGGCATGCCGTGGCTTGGAACCTGGCGCGAGATCCTCAACAGCGACGCGTCCGTCTATGGCGGTTCCGGGGTGGGAAACCTCGGAGCGGTGGTCGCGATCGGGGAGCCCTGGTCGGGGGAGCCGGCTTCGGCGCGGGTGACGGTCGGAGCCGGGGCGGTGGTGTGGTTGGCCGGGCGATGCACGACCGATGGCACGCCAGTGTCTTCGAGGCCCGACCGATGCCAGGGTCGTGCGATTCGCAGCGCGGGGCGAGCAACTGTGTCGAAGTGA
- a CDS encoding AAA family ATPase, with protein MTSLPVLSAIKLPSLPPVRIPPLAPVTAPSSALAPVSAPAPAPAPKLAERETLLAELEALLAASRDGGRIAWVTGEAGIGKSTLVRRFAERHRGRVRILSGCCDPAVGRHRGRALWRDLAGQAGLDAKAAKRPAVLADGLADLARGHGGLVVVLEDLHWADEAVVDMVTAIGRRLERCRALFILTCRTEQGPAGHRLGAMLAAAPAHAVAYLAVPPLSPFAVAELARHAGRPEPDLYRLSGGNPLLANEILASGTEPRASSWFGALAASRMGELRPAAQEVARLVALAPDGVEPWLLEAVRGGDEAAADQCLASGLLVRGSGRIDFRHGILKQVVRDLMPLFTRRALHRDLLRALVSHPDQPGVTPARLVFHAIGCDDGDVIRRHAPHAARDAAAFGAPETAIGLYETALAHTDPLDRAGRGELLDALAEQAYLSSRLSDACAAGRGAASAWEAAERADRAGRAQRRLARALWLTGDRVAAWEAASRAVDLLLRQGSMAELALAHAELSRLEALVPHPAAALESANLAIQAAERADDPRAGSAALIALGSAKLARGEADGQTAVARGWLIAVEHGLGDEAGCAAAALAGHDIAHHEHAAAAAVLDDGLHQTARGALTRFAQGTDNLAAVIQLAPPHHSGELLALRSWLRLARGDWRGAQADADESLHGIGFAGPTAVPALSTLARLRARRGLADGGEPAHRAVRIAEAAGGLQAVVLATVAEAEHFWLSDRQALRADRLVAAFGLAWRARHPWFAGELAWWLRRAGTPAPVAGWFAEPYRLLLAGEWRAAARAWAVLGCGYEQAEALACSDDPGDLALALDLFSASGADPLARRLRRRLRGFGGLVVQRGPRPASVNHPAGLTSRQAEVLTLLSAGLSNAAIAERLSVSTRTAEHHVAAVLTKLAVTSRRHAADAAARLGLRPVGSVGSVGPVGPVGLIGPGGPGMPGGPGVPTGPGVPGGAESLRVG; from the coding sequence GTGACCTCACTGCCTGTTCTCAGCGCGATCAAGCTCCCATCGCTGCCACCAGTACGGATACCGCCGTTGGCGCCGGTAACGGCACCGAGTTCGGCGCTGGCACCGGTATCAGCACCGGCACCGGCACCGGCGCCGAAACTCGCGGAGCGTGAGACCCTCCTCGCCGAGCTCGAAGCCCTGCTGGCCGCGAGCCGCGACGGCGGCCGGATCGCCTGGGTGACCGGGGAGGCCGGCATCGGCAAGAGCACGCTGGTACGGCGGTTCGCCGAACGGCATCGGGGCCGGGTAAGGATTCTGTCAGGATGCTGCGATCCGGCGGTCGGGCGGCATCGGGGTCGGGCGCTGTGGCGGGACCTGGCGGGGCAGGCCGGCCTGGACGCGAAGGCGGCGAAGCGTCCGGCGGTCCTGGCGGACGGCCTCGCCGATCTCGCGCGTGGCCATGGCGGGCTGGTGGTGGTCCTGGAGGACCTGCACTGGGCCGACGAGGCCGTCGTCGACATGGTGACCGCGATCGGGCGCCGACTGGAGCGATGTCGTGCCCTGTTCATCCTGACCTGCCGGACCGAGCAGGGCCCGGCGGGCCATCGGCTCGGTGCGATGCTGGCGGCCGCGCCGGCGCACGCGGTGGCCTACCTCGCGGTACCCCCGCTCTCACCGTTCGCGGTCGCCGAGTTGGCGCGGCATGCCGGGCGCCCGGAGCCGGATCTGTACCGGCTCAGCGGTGGGAATCCGTTGCTGGCGAACGAGATCCTCGCCTCCGGGACCGAGCCGCGCGCCTCGTCCTGGTTCGGCGCGTTGGCCGCGTCCCGGATGGGCGAGTTGCGGCCCGCCGCACAGGAGGTGGCCCGGCTCGTCGCACTGGCGCCGGACGGGGTGGAGCCGTGGCTGCTGGAGGCGGTGCGGGGCGGCGATGAGGCGGCGGCGGACCAGTGTCTGGCCTCCGGGCTGCTCGTGCGCGGATCCGGGCGGATCGATTTCCGGCACGGGATCCTGAAGCAGGTCGTCCGCGATCTGATGCCGCTGTTCACCCGTCGCGCACTGCACCGCGACCTGCTGCGGGCACTCGTCTCCCATCCGGACCAGCCCGGCGTCACCCCCGCCCGCCTGGTGTTCCACGCGATCGGCTGCGACGACGGCGACGTGATCCGGCGGCACGCGCCGCACGCAGCCCGGGACGCGGCGGCTTTCGGAGCACCGGAAACGGCGATCGGACTCTACGAGACCGCGCTCGCCCACACCGATCCACTCGACCGTGCGGGTCGCGGCGAGCTGCTGGACGCGCTGGCCGAGCAGGCTTACCTCAGCAGTCGCCTGAGCGACGCGTGCGCGGCGGGACGGGGCGCGGCGTCGGCTTGGGAAGCCGCCGAGCGGGCCGACCGGGCCGGGCGGGCGCAGCGCCGCCTGGCGCGTGCGCTCTGGCTGACCGGGGACCGGGTCGCCGCGTGGGAGGCCGCCAGCCGGGCTGTCGACCTGCTCCTCCGGCAGGGGAGCATGGCCGAGCTCGCGCTGGCGCACGCCGAGCTGTCGCGGCTGGAGGCGCTCGTCCCGCATCCGGCGGCGGCGCTCGAGTCGGCGAACCTGGCGATCCAGGCCGCCGAACGCGCCGACGATCCGCGGGCCGGGTCTGCCGCGCTGATAGCTCTGGGTTCTGCGAAGCTCGCGCGGGGCGAGGCCGACGGCCAAACCGCCGTGGCCCGGGGCTGGTTGATCGCCGTGGAGCACGGGCTCGGCGACGAGGCCGGGTGCGCGGCGGCCGCGCTGGCCGGGCACGACATCGCCCATCATGAGCACGCCGCCGCTGCCGCAGTGCTCGATGACGGGCTGCATCAGACAGCCCGCGGCGCCCTTACCAGATTTGCTCAGGGTACTGACAACCTCGCCGCCGTCATCCAGCTCGCCCCGCCGCACCACTCCGGCGAACTCCTGGCCCTGCGCTCCTGGCTCCGCCTCGCGCGGGGCGACTGGCGCGGCGCGCAGGCCGACGCCGACGAATCCCTCCACGGCATCGGGTTCGCCGGCCCGACCGCCGTCCCCGCACTGAGCACTTTGGCCCGGCTGCGCGCCCGCCGGGGCCTGGCCGACGGGGGCGAACCGGCCCACCGGGCCGTCCGGATCGCCGAGGCGGCGGGCGGACTGCAGGCCGTCGTCCTGGCCACCGTCGCCGAAGCCGAACACTTCTGGCTCTCGGACCGCCAGGCCCTGCGCGCCGACCGGCTGGTGGCGGCCTTCGGCCTGGCCTGGCGCGCCCGCCATCCCTGGTTCGCCGGCGAGCTGGCGTGGTGGCTGCGGCGGGCCGGGACGCCGGCGCCGGTCGCCGGCTGGTTCGCCGAGCCCTACCGCCTGCTGCTCGCGGGGGAGTGGCGGGCGGCGGCGCGGGCCTGGGCCGTCCTGGGCTGCGGCTACGAGCAGGCCGAGGCTCTGGCTTGCAGTGACGACCCCGGGGATCTGGCGCTCGCTCTGGACCTGTTCAGCGCGTCGGGCGCCGACCCCCTGGCCCGCCGGCTGCGGCGCCGGCTGCGCGGGTTCGGCGGGCTGGTCGTGCAGCGCGGGCCGCGTCCGGCGTCCGTCAACCACCCGGCCGGACTGACGTCGCGGCAGGCGGAGGTGCTGACGCTGCTGTCGGCGGGGCTGAGCAACGCCGCCATCGCCGAGCGCCTGAGTGTGTCGACCCGGACCGCGGAGCACCACGTGGCGGCCGTCCTGACCAAACTGGCCGTCACCTCCCGCCGGCACGCGGCCGACGCGGCGGCCCGCCTCGGGCTGCGACCGGTCGGCTCGGTCGGCTCGGTAGGACCGGTCGGCCCTGTAGGACTGATCGGCCCCGGTGGCCCGGGTATGCCGGGCGGCCCGGGTGTGCCGACCGGACCAGGTGTACCGGGCGGAGCGGAGAGCCTCCGGGTCGGGTAG
- a CDS encoding BTAD domain-containing putative transcriptional regulator, with translation MATDEYRVDLLGPPRIHVVGEPIDLGGPRQEKLLTLLVLEADRVLPVEALVDALWDEDPPATARRQVHNAVSELRRRLGPAREVVVSHRYGYRACVSARNVDVHRFRELVAVAGRAASDRRPAEAIAAFDSALGLWRGSALAGMEGPAMRLAAARLEEERLAAVEQLVGLRLDLGGGPDYVPVLRELVAEHPFRDPFRGQLMLALYRSGRQAEALEVYERGRAQLAGDLGLDMRAGLRHLHESILRNDPSLDAPCHAASAAAAVTAVVTAPEPPPPPEPQKAIANQPLRAEQIRTSPGENFLPCPVRDFVGRENELEGLTRILVADPEGAGVVCVDGMAGAGKTALALQAAHLVADRFPDGQFFLDLRAHSPSQGPLPPATALDWLLRAAGYGPEIPADPAQQTAAWRALLAGRRALVVLDDALDARQVRPLIPGAGRSMVLVTSRTRLLDLEAADVCSLDMLSEQDAAALFTRIVGDARSRAEPAAVAAIIGFCDRLPLAIRIAAARLRHRPGWSVADLADRLRDGAGLTELVAGDRSVAGAFEVSYRRLGQPDQEVFRALSLHPGRDFDAAAAAALAGLPTARAAACLERLVDVNLLGQDRFGRYRMPALIRRYAVGKALRCDSPERREAALDRLRSHYRRLAVAAMTLADPGSGLWRDIWDRTEEAKDVAHTAHATHTGYAAHTPDTGLPRTVDDVVTLLRDERANLTAVIGLTASGPHREQTCQLAVATASLLVHGGYAQEALPGLELAVRDATAADDLRGRAAARLHTGLALRTLGRHQEAAAALTMALAEFDALGDRQGMSRTLRNLGCVHHVRGDFDKALCHYRRALDLAREIDAGRDEAAALGNIGSLLGCMHKHEEALWHHEQALTRSEELANPYLQVIALTNIGVARSRLGEGVHARTALKHALELAARIGARHVEAGVCCSIADLLHREGDHAGALPWAQRALAVAEQSENPILESTTWNLIGRLQFGLGDLASARAGYLRALALCRDRGIRYEEAVAWEGLAAVARGDGDPEIAGDYADQAVAMFHDADSDRAAAVLAAALAAG, from the coding sequence TTGGCCACCGACGAATACCGCGTCGATCTCCTGGGGCCGCCGAGGATCCACGTGGTCGGCGAGCCGATCGACCTCGGCGGGCCGCGGCAGGAGAAGCTGCTGACGCTGCTGGTGCTCGAAGCCGACCGGGTGCTGCCGGTCGAGGCCCTGGTCGACGCCCTGTGGGACGAGGACCCGCCGGCCACCGCCCGACGCCAGGTCCACAACGCGGTCTCCGAGCTGCGGCGGCGGCTGGGCCCGGCGCGCGAGGTCGTGGTCAGCCACCGGTACGGCTACCGGGCCTGCGTCTCGGCCCGGAACGTCGACGTCCACCGCTTCCGGGAACTGGTCGCCGTCGCCGGGCGCGCCGCGTCCGACCGGCGCCCGGCCGAGGCGATCGCGGCGTTCGACAGCGCGCTGGGTCTGTGGCGGGGGTCGGCACTGGCCGGGATGGAGGGCCCTGCGATGCGGCTGGCGGCGGCCCGGCTGGAGGAGGAGCGGCTGGCCGCCGTGGAGCAGCTGGTCGGGCTGCGCCTGGACCTCGGCGGCGGCCCGGATTACGTGCCGGTGCTGCGCGAACTGGTCGCCGAGCACCCCTTCCGGGATCCGTTCCGCGGCCAACTGATGCTGGCGCTGTACCGGTCGGGGCGGCAGGCGGAGGCGTTGGAGGTCTACGAACGCGGCCGGGCCCAGCTGGCCGGCGATCTCGGGCTGGACATGCGGGCCGGCTTGCGGCATCTGCACGAGTCGATCCTGCGCAATGATCCGTCGCTGGACGCGCCGTGCCACGCGGCGTCGGCGGCGGCGGCGGTGACAGCGGTGGTGACGGCGCCCGAACCGCCACCGCCGCCGGAACCACAGAAGGCCATCGCCAACCAGCCGTTGCGCGCCGAGCAGATCCGCACTTCCCCGGGCGAGAACTTCCTCCCCTGCCCGGTCCGCGACTTCGTCGGCCGCGAGAACGAGCTGGAAGGCCTGACCCGGATCCTGGTCGCCGATCCGGAGGGCGCGGGCGTCGTGTGCGTCGACGGCATGGCCGGCGCCGGGAAGACAGCGCTGGCCCTGCAGGCCGCGCACCTGGTCGCCGACCGGTTCCCGGACGGGCAGTTCTTCCTCGACCTGCGCGCCCACTCGCCGAGCCAGGGCCCTCTGCCGCCGGCCACCGCGCTGGACTGGCTGCTGCGTGCCGCCGGATACGGACCGGAGATCCCCGCCGACCCGGCGCAGCAGACGGCCGCCTGGCGGGCGCTGCTGGCCGGACGCCGGGCGCTGGTGGTGCTCGACGACGCCCTGGACGCCCGTCAGGTCAGGCCCCTGATTCCGGGCGCGGGGCGCTCGATGGTGTTGGTCACCAGTCGCACCCGGCTGCTCGACCTGGAAGCCGCGGACGTCTGCTCGCTGGACATGCTGTCCGAACAGGACGCCGCGGCGCTGTTCACCCGCATCGTGGGCGACGCCCGGTCCCGGGCCGAGCCGGCGGCCGTCGCCGCCATCATCGGGTTCTGCGACCGGCTGCCGCTGGCGATCCGGATCGCCGCCGCGCGGCTGCGGCACCGGCCCGGCTGGTCGGTGGCGGACCTGGCCGACCGGCTGCGCGACGGGGCAGGCCTGACCGAACTGGTCGCCGGGGACCGCAGCGTGGCCGGCGCGTTCGAGGTCTCCTACCGCCGGCTCGGCCAGCCGGACCAGGAGGTCTTCCGGGCGTTGAGTCTGCACCCCGGCCGGGACTTCGACGCCGCCGCCGCGGCCGCGCTGGCCGGCCTGCCGACCGCCCGGGCCGCGGCCTGCCTGGAACGCCTCGTCGATGTGAACCTGCTGGGCCAGGACCGTTTCGGACGCTACCGGATGCCCGCCCTGATCCGGCGGTACGCGGTGGGCAAGGCGTTGCGCTGCGACTCCCCGGAGCGGCGCGAGGCGGCGCTGGACCGGCTGCGTTCGCACTACCGGCGACTGGCCGTGGCGGCGATGACGCTGGCCGATCCGGGCTCGGGCCTGTGGCGGGACATCTGGGACCGGACCGAGGAGGCAAAGGACGTCGCGCACACCGCACATGCCACGCACACCGGGTACGCCGCGCACACCCCGGACACCGGCCTGCCCCGCACCGTCGACGACGTCGTCACGCTGCTCCGGGACGAGCGCGCGAACCTGACGGCCGTCATCGGCCTGACCGCCTCCGGCCCGCACCGGGAACAGACCTGTCAGCTGGCTGTGGCGACCGCCTCGCTGCTGGTCCACGGCGGCTACGCACAAGAGGCGCTGCCCGGTCTGGAGCTCGCCGTCCGCGACGCCACCGCGGCCGACGATCTCAGGGGTCGGGCAGCGGCCCGGCTGCATACCGGCCTCGCGCTGCGGACGCTGGGCCGGCACCAGGAAGCGGCCGCGGCGCTGACCATGGCGCTGGCCGAGTTCGACGCCCTCGGCGACCGGCAGGGGATGTCGCGGACCCTGCGCAATCTGGGCTGCGTCCACCACGTCCGCGGCGACTTCGACAAGGCGCTGTGCCACTACCGGCGGGCCCTGGACCTGGCCCGCGAGATCGACGCGGGCCGCGACGAGGCGGCGGCGCTGGGGAACATCGGCTCGCTGCTGGGGTGCATGCACAAGCACGAGGAGGCGCTGTGGCACCACGAGCAGGCCCTGACCCGCAGCGAGGAACTCGCCAATCCCTACCTGCAAGTCATAGCCCTGACGAACATCGGCGTGGCGCGCTCGCGCCTCGGCGAGGGAGTCCACGCCCGCACGGCCCTGAAGCACGCCCTGGAACTTGCGGCGCGGATCGGCGCCCGGCACGTCGAAGCCGGCGTGTGCTGCTCGATCGCCGATCTGCTGCACCGCGAGGGGGACCACGCCGGCGCGCTGCCGTGGGCGCAGCGGGCGCTGGCGGTGGCCGAGCAGAGCGAGAACCCCATTCTGGAGAGCACCACCTGGAACCTCATCGGCCGGCTCCAGTTCGGGCTCGGCGACCTGGCCTCGGCCCGCGCCGGCTATCTCCGGGCCCTGGCTTTGTGCCGGGACCGGGGCATCCGCTACGAGGAGGCCGTGGCCTGGGAGGGGCTGGCGGCGGTCGCCCGCGGCGACGGCGACCCCGAGATCGCGGGCGACTACGCCGACCAGGCCGTCGCGATGTTCCACGACGCGGACTCCGACCGGGCCGCCGCCGTGCTGGCGGCGGCACTGGCGGCGGGCTGA
- a CDS encoding flavin reductase family protein, which translates to MSTASAAHSPRGVRGGGAVAGGAGAGGGVGGVGKVGQIGAAGDGSSWATDGAVGGAAGDAGSSGSAGSAGSAGSAGGIWATGSAADSTLSVTDPASAIGAVGAASPVGADNPGTWLTGPAAADGFAADRDAVRSGLRWHAKGVAVITAGVRQPVGFAATSLATVSFEPPVLSFAVRKRSASWPVLAAEDRVMVHLLADDQADLARLFGVSGGAKFAEGIRWSRGAEGLPVLDGALAWIMLTVVRRLDFDGHAIVLGRITAVRASAGRRPLIHHDGAYGALA; encoded by the coding sequence ATGAGCACGGCCTCCGCCGCGCACTCGCCGCGCGGTGTCCGGGGCGGTGGGGCCGTCGCCGGCGGCGCGGGTGCCGGCGGCGGGGTCGGTGGGGTCGGCAAGGTCGGCCAGATCGGCGCGGCTGGCGACGGCAGCAGCTGGGCCACCGACGGCGCGGTCGGCGGCGCGGCTGGCGACGCAGGTAGCTCAGGCAGCGCCGGCAGTGCTGGCAGTGCTGGCAGTGCTGGCGGCATCTGGGCCACCGGCAGCGCGGCCGACAGCACGCTCAGCGTGACCGATCCGGCCAGTGCGATCGGCGCAGTCGGCGCGGCCAGCCCGGTCGGTGCAGACAACCCTGGCACCTGGCTCACCGGCCCCGCCGCCGCCGACGGCTTCGCCGCCGACCGCGACGCGGTCCGATCCGGTCTGCGCTGGCACGCCAAGGGCGTGGCCGTGATCACCGCGGGGGTCCGGCAGCCGGTGGGCTTCGCCGCTACGTCGCTGGCCACCGTGTCCTTCGAGCCGCCGGTGCTGTCGTTCGCGGTGCGCAAGCGGTCGGCGTCGTGGCCGGTGCTGGCTGCCGAGGATCGGGTGATGGTGCATCTGCTGGCCGATGATCAGGCGGATCTGGCCCGGTTGTTCGGGGTCTCCGGTGGTGCGAAGTTCGCTGAGGGGATCCGGTGGTCGCGGGGCGCGGAGGGGCTGCCGGTGCTGGATGGGGCGCTGGCGTGGATCATGCTCACGGTCGTGCGGCGGCTGGACTTCGACGGGCATGCGATCGTGCTGGGGCGGATCACCGCCGTGCGGGCTTCGGCCGGGCGGCGGCCGCTGATCCACCATGACGGTGCCTATGGTGCGCTGGCGTGA
- a CDS encoding tetratricopeptide repeat protein, giving the protein MTASPSRHQWIGTAPLRDAADAADATNTPDPADAPLPVPALDVWCHRRQRGPFSGGGDLMRQLIPQLLERHPHIAKARVTEIAAVAPELADVGVLAPQTLTNTASHKERTRFYPATRALRIAHGLAELLMEWARTEHPDGLVIAFRDLDHADPTDRDLAAALLRRCDPAVITVIAEADTAGDDLLGRALVAHAERNAAVLAPRPAPEGSSSDLAQQYIDSDGTLRVAAAVAAYEALPADERARRHTARADHLAEHGDQTHRYGAIPFHAERGVDPAGAGLRACYVAVDELFKVGFYEAVLDLALRGRELVADTKPEEYFRLTHKVGACLSYLDRGADAIAYLHEERQGSIDPIVHMNGAYQLAMLYTRFLPKKDHDEPAAMAWVNTALALAENQPDPTLRALFRAFMRNARALVELHSRNAQGALDLVTEAMEITDAECGPDEQLLHRSVLLYNRAQVLAANGDYTGSLRDYDDLIGRDPEYGDYYFERAAQRRAAGDPDGALADYAEAIRLSAPFYEAHYNRADLLRELERDEEAMQDLGYALELEPDHVDSLVNRSDLLLSLGEVELARADIDHGLAVEPHNANLLAARGALFEACDDPQGAFASYSAALDADPELTVALVNRAVLAFTAGRPADALADLDAAIALGDDPALRANRAIALQDLGEHDRALTDLDAALAEGGDDPDLLFRRGVSRQALGDPAGAQADWRTHLAAYGTEESPFLEEIRAQAPEIVAPVVVSMP; this is encoded by the coding sequence ATGACGGCTTCCCCCTCCCGGCACCAGTGGATCGGCACGGCACCGCTGCGCGACGCCGCCGACGCCGCCGACGCCACCAACACCCCGGACCCCGCCGACGCCCCGCTGCCGGTCCCCGCGCTCGACGTGTGGTGCCACCGACGCCAGCGCGGCCCGTTCAGCGGCGGCGGCGACCTGATGCGGCAGCTGATCCCGCAGCTGCTGGAGCGCCATCCGCACATCGCCAAGGCCCGGGTCACCGAGATCGCGGCGGTCGCCCCGGAGCTCGCCGACGTCGGCGTGCTCGCGCCGCAGACGCTGACGAACACCGCCTCGCACAAGGAGCGGACCCGGTTCTACCCGGCGACCCGCGCGCTGCGCATCGCGCACGGCCTGGCGGAGCTGCTCATGGAGTGGGCCCGTACCGAGCACCCCGACGGACTGGTCATCGCCTTCCGGGACCTGGACCACGCCGACCCCACCGACCGCGACCTGGCGGCCGCGCTGCTGCGCCGCTGCGACCCGGCCGTGATCACGGTGATCGCCGAGGCCGACACCGCCGGGGACGACCTGCTCGGGCGGGCGCTGGTCGCCCATGCCGAGCGCAATGCGGCGGTCCTGGCTCCTCGGCCCGCGCCGGAGGGGTCGAGTTCGGACCTGGCGCAGCAGTACATCGACTCGGACGGCACCCTGCGGGTGGCGGCGGCCGTCGCGGCGTACGAGGCGCTACCGGCGGACGAGCGCGCGCGCCGGCACACGGCGCGTGCCGATCACCTGGCCGAACACGGGGACCAGACGCACCGCTACGGCGCGATCCCCTTCCACGCCGAGCGCGGCGTGGACCCGGCCGGGGCCGGGCTTCGGGCCTGCTACGTCGCGGTCGACGAGCTGTTCAAGGTCGGCTTCTACGAGGCGGTGCTGGACCTGGCGCTGCGCGGACGCGAGCTGGTCGCCGACACCAAGCCCGAGGAGTACTTCCGGCTCACGCACAAGGTCGGCGCCTGCCTGTCGTACCTGGACCGGGGCGCCGACGCGATCGCGTACCTGCACGAGGAGCGTCAGGGCTCGATCGACCCGATCGTGCACATGAACGGCGCCTACCAGCTGGCGATGCTCTACACGCGGTTCCTGCCGAAGAAGGACCACGACGAGCCGGCGGCGATGGCCTGGGTCAACACCGCGCTGGCGCTGGCCGAGAACCAGCCGGACCCGACGCTGCGCGCGCTGTTCCGGGCGTTCATGCGCAACGCGCGGGCGCTGGTCGAGCTGCACAGCCGCAACGCCCAGGGCGCCCTGGACCTGGTCACCGAGGCGATGGAGATCACCGACGCGGAGTGTGGCCCGGACGAACAGCTGCTGCACCGCTCGGTCCTGCTCTACAACCGCGCGCAGGTGCTGGCGGCGAACGGCGACTACACGGGATCGCTGCGGGACTACGACGACCTGATCGGCCGCGACCCGGAGTACGGCGACTACTACTTCGAGCGCGCCGCACAACGCCGCGCGGCGGGCGACCCGGACGGCGCGCTGGCCGACTACGCCGAGGCGATCCGACTCAGCGCGCCGTTCTACGAGGCCCACTACAACCGGGCGGACCTGCTGCGCGAGCTGGAGCGCGACGAGGAGGCGATGCAGGACCTGGGCTACGCGCTGGAGCTGGAGCCGGACCACGTCGACTCCCTGGTGAACCGCTCGGACCTGCTGTTGAGCCTGGGCGAGGTCGAGCTCGCGCGCGCCGACATCGACCACGGCCTGGCGGTCGAGCCGCACAACGCGAACCTGCTGGCCGCCCGCGGCGCGCTGTTCGAGGCCTGCGACGACCCGCAGGGCGCGTTCGCCAGCTACAGCGCGGCGCTGGACGCCGACCCGGAGCTGACGGTGGCGCTGGTGAACCGCGCGGTACTGGCCTTCACCGCGGGGCGCCCGGCCGACGCCCTGGCCGACCTGGACGCCGCGATCGCGCTCGGCGACGACCCGGCACTGCGTGCGAACCGGGCGATCGCGTTGCAGGACCTGGGCGAGCACGACCGGGCCCTGACCGACCTGGACGCGGCGCTGGCCGAGGGCGGGGACGACCCGGACCTGCTGTTCCGGCGCGGCGTGAGCCGGCAGGCGCTGGGCGACCCGGCGGGAGCGCAGGCCGACTGGCGGACGCACCTGGCGGCGTACGGTACCGAGGAGTCGCCGTTCCTGGAGGAGATCCGCGCGCAGGCGCCGGAGATCGTGGCGCCGGTGGTGGTGAGCATGCCATGA